Proteins encoded within one genomic window of Chitinophaga parva:
- the ureE gene encoding urease accessory protein UreE, whose product MIIQSIAGNIATTPLGEKEIDVLALEWFETHKRIQRKRSRGGLELAFRFLQENPNLQEGDIVYLDESRAVVVEIQPCEAIMITPASMLEMGSVCYEIGNKHLPLFIQGAEVLVPYEAPLFRWLEAAGYTPVQAQRKLTNALRSNVTPHSHGDGAGGGLLSRILNMASK is encoded by the coding sequence ATGATCATTCAATCCATAGCCGGCAACATAGCCACTACGCCGCTGGGGGAAAAAGAGATAGATGTGCTGGCGCTGGAATGGTTTGAAACCCATAAGCGCATCCAGCGCAAACGCAGCAGGGGCGGGCTGGAGCTGGCCTTCCGTTTTTTGCAGGAAAACCCGAACCTGCAGGAAGGTGATATTGTATACCTGGATGAAAGCCGTGCCGTGGTGGTGGAAATACAACCCTGTGAGGCCATCATGATCACACCGGCATCCATGCTGGAAATGGGCAGCGTTTGTTATGAGATCGGCAACAAACATTTACCCCTTTTCATCCAGGGTGCGGAAGTATTGGTACCTTATGAAGCGCCCCTCTTCCGCTGGCTGGAAGCGGCCGGCTATACACCCGTGCAGGCGCAACGCAAGCTTACCAATGCCCTGCGCAGCAACGTAACGCCCCACTCACATGGCGATGGCGCCGGCGGTGGGCTGCTTTCCCGCATACTCAACATGGCATCCAAATAA